Proteins co-encoded in one Methanothermobacter sp. genomic window:
- a CDS encoding 30S ribosomal protein S17e: MGNIRTAFVKRIAKELIEKNPGKFTVDFEENKKLVEKFSTVNTKHLRNKIAGYITRLMRQQSQ; the protein is encoded by the coding sequence ATGGGGAATATTAGAACAGCATTCGTTAAAAGGATAGCTAAAGAATTAATAGAAAAGAATCCTGGGAAATTCACAGTGGATTTTGAAGAGAACAAGAAGTTAGTCGAGAAATTCTCAACAGTAAACACAAAACACCTCAGAAACAAGATAGCAGGTTACATAACACGACTCATGAGGCAACAGTCACAATAA